The window TGCACACAATTCACGGTAATGCCATCCACGCCCAATTCGCTTGCCATGGCCTTGGTCATCCCGAGAACCGCGTGCTTTGATGCGGCATACGCAACAAGCCCCGGCGCACCGAAACTCGACATTACCGATCCAATCAACACCACCCTGCCTCGACCGCATTCGCGCAGCGCCGGAACGGCGGCGCGCACCAGCTTGAACGGCGCTGTTACGTTGATCGCAAGCGTGCGATCCCACATCGAGTCTTCGAAGTTTTCGAGCGTATTGCCCTGCACCACCCCAGCGCAGGCGACCACGCTATCGAGCCCGCCCATCGCTGCGATTGCAGCTGCAACAATCTGTTCGCTTGCCCCTGCACCAGTCACATCGATCTGCAGCTCAGCCTCGCCCGCCAGATCGACGCGGAACACCTGCGCGCCTTGCTCGCGGGCAAGCGCCGCTGTCGCTGCGCCGATGCCTGATCCCCCCCCGGTAACGATAATGCGGCGGCCCTCCAGCATCAGCGGGTTCATGCCTTGGCCCTTTCATGCATTGCGAGCGATGCCATCGAGGAGATGGCATTTCCAATCACGCGGCAACAAATCGGATTGTCATAAGTCACTTCATCATCTCCTGGTTACAGATAGCCTGCCCCCGTAACCGAATGGTGCAGTTGCCTTTACAGTGCCCCTTACAGGCTCAATTTTCAATCAGGTGCGTTTGCTTCTACAGGACCTTCCCAATTGTGCGTGTCGAGTGAAATGAGGGGTGCAAAGCCAGCCAAATGCGCCGCATTTACAAGCTGCTCCCTTATCGAAGAACTTTTAGTGGAATTTTTGATGGTGTTATCGGCCGAACTGCAAATTATCTCACACTTGCACAATTGTGCCCTTTATTGTGGTCGCCTAAGACTTTTGGTCATCAATCAGGAACGATCGAAAGCTGCTTTTACTTCAATTGCCCTGTAAAGACCGGAAAGAGGTCGACGCCGCAACGGCAATCATCGCGCTTGGCGAGCCGCGAACAGATGGTCCGTTAACGGTCCCGATTCGTCGTTCGCAACCACATTGTTTGAAAATGATCGCACTAATTCCGAAGCGGGATGTCCGTTAATTGTCGCATGCTGAATAGTCCCCAGCACGGCAAGCGTCTACGGCGCGGCGCCAATCATCCATTTGCCGCGCGAAGCGCACACGACTGCGGGCATAGTTCGCCATGGCGCGTTGGTAGTCTTGAAACCGAGCGGCATATTCGTTGGCCGCTTCACTGCTGGCTAAATGCGCAGCGTGCCAAAGTTGTGCCCTGCGCGCATCGCGCTGACAAACCTTCGCACTTTCCTCGAGGTTGAGTTGGCGGATCATCTCGCGGTCGTGCGCGCGACCTGCGGGATATTTCCACAATCCCAACCTTAGGCCCGATGACTCTTCATCGGGCCATTTCGCATAAATGCGAATAGAAGCGCAAACGTCGGCAATGGGATGGATAGCGAACGTTCCAAAGTCCTCTCGTGGTGCCTTTACAACACCGGACCAAAGTCCTTTCGGTCGCGCCCAAATGTT of the Aquisediminimonas profunda genome contains:
- a CDS encoding SDR family NAD(P)-dependent oxidoreductase, producing the protein MNPLMLEGRRIIVTGGGSGIGAATAALAREQGAQVFRVDLAGEAELQIDVTGAGASEQIVAAAIAAMGGLDSVVACAGVVQGNTLENFEDSMWDRTLAINVTAPFKLVRAAVPALRECGRGRVVLIGSVMSSFGAPGLVAYAASKHAVLGMTKAMASELGVDGITVNCVQPGAIETPMTAGAFSSDPAFAEFWRNKAALKRLGQPGDIASAIAFLLSDGAGFISGHGIFVDGAAMSAP